TCatcttctcttcatctttcttttTAAAGATGCGGTACACAGCCCAATTCGCCATCTGCAATTGAGTTACAAAGTTGATGGATCAGATAATATtgatgatgaataaaaaaaggTAACAACTTGATAATAATCTTATCTACCAaccaaaattcaaaatatattaCTTTAAACCTGctcaattttgaaaaaaatgcaTTGTTTTATGCTTTCTTTACCTTAGATGGGTTAGCTATTAACACAAGGAGAAACTCATGCATCACCCATTTGGTCCTCCTGACACAGGTTTCTTGCACCTCCCAGAAAATTAGGGTGTTCCTCTTCCCAATAACCTCATTGTTTCGAGGGATAGGAACATCTATTCCTTTCTCTACAATCTTCCATTGGCCATTCCCAGCAACTCTCGTACCAAGGCTTTCAAAGTTAGATCCCATGGTTTTGTAGAAGAAGCATTTGCGTTCATTGAAAATCTTCCCATCTGCAAATAATAGGCAAACtcaaattaaattgaaaacACTGTCTTTGTTAAACTCCCACATGAAAAAATACATAAACATTTCATGAGGCATGGGaaatttggaattttttttttggcatgATATAATATAATGCTCTATAGGTTAGCACAAGTGCCATCAAAGATTAAGGGGTTCATGGAACAGTggaagaaaatatattttttaaaatatgttaaCCAACCTCCTCCGGGAAGCCTCCAAGGCTCAATCTGAAACACGTTAGAATCTGGGATTATTTGAACAGGAAGAGATTGAGAAAACACCCTCCTCTTCAGGTAAAAGTTCACGAGAACCTCATCAGTGGGATCAAACATGTACCCAAGTAGTAACTTAACACTCCCATCCTTATCATGAGTTATGAGTTCCTCTTGCATCTCAAAGGATGTCATCTGAAGTGAAAAAGGGCTTTGTCTGATTTATTTGGGTGAATCAAGGCTACACACTCATGGTGGTAGGACATCAATTTATAGCCAATGCATTGTCATCGATGTTTGTGGGTTAAGGAAAGTGTTAGAGAGAGATAGTGAGGGATATACATTGCATTTATAAGCTtactttttattatattattatattattaaatcaATATATGCTAAAAAATTAAGTCAGTGTTTTTCCTTATTATGTAAATTTAACAGTCAGATCTAAAtgcaataaaataaatttttttacactaAATATTTTCAACttgatgatagatagatataaaGTATCGCATAAAACTGTGAAAATTGAAACTATATCTAAGGATGATTCGTTTTTCTCAAGAATATTTCATAAAATATGCATTCGAAGAAGTATAATatgtattaaaaatataatttcttgaaatgcatattttaaaattattttatttacaaaaaatgaaattttctcGCGTATTGTTTCAATTTTCAAAGCTTGATGAATCATTTGTATTTACCCATCTTCAAGCTGGAAAAAATTAGTACAATAGAATTATTTTGATTACATTCAAAGGTGATTTTCGGGGTCCAGCTATTGTTTCCGGGTTGTTTTGGCTATTGAGTCTTTGGGGTTTTTTTTAGTGGTTGTGGCTTTTGGTTGCTTTTTCATGGCCGGGTTTTGCATGCTATTTTGCCTCGTCCCTTAGTTGAGGGAGTTGTTCTCTTCTTTTGATTATTAATAAATTCTTTTGCTATCTAAAAAATAGAGTAAGAAAAATGATTGATTTAACATCCGAGCATAAATTGACTAAATAATACCATATCATATAAAGCtagataattaatattattggtCGTGGTAGGAACAAAAAGTTTCTTGGTTTCACTAGGTGCCGATGGAAGAAGAAAGTATTTGAACATATAATTTATGAGGATTTTTCGTCGTTGGGGCTTTCGGATGCCACACCCGCTAGTGTGGAGAGTGGGGGTTGCCTAATATTGGTATTGTTGAGTCTGTGGCCACGAGAGCGGCGAATATCTAGAAAATTGGTAAATCTTGCGGCTTGGTTTTCCTAGGCACCTCGGATGAGGCTATTGAGGCTTGTGTGAACCGTCTTAAGGCGTCTTATAAGGTATGGTGGTGGGTAGGGCCTTTATTGTTGTTGGCCTGGTCTGGTTTCAGGTGGGGGTTCGTTTTCTTCCGAAAGGTTGTTTTTGGGTCGATGTTGGTTTGTGGCATTTGCTTTGGTTTTTATCTTTGCGTCTTTTTGGTTTTCCTTGGGGTCGTGTCTCCTTTGTTTCCTTTATTCATACTTTCAGTGTAATGTCCTTTGTCGAGAGGACTTGTTCTCGactttaattaatatattatatctttttcttttaaaaaataattaatacatgTGTATATCTATTTTACACACATTAACCATTTCAATAAACTTTTCTTAATGTATTCGACACCTaagtaatatttataaaaagtgAAGAGTACTTTAAATATTATATTGTAAGAGTCATGTAAGTTATTTACTGAGTTTTGGCACTGAGTTAATCTCTGGAATTTTAATTTGTGCAAAGCACGTACAATGcacaaaaaatatttatcaaaatatttaaatatttgaaatttaaatttataataaagcattgttttcaaatataatttatatattatattaaataaataaataaaattcattaTAAGCCTAATTCCTCTTCCTTATGGCGAGGGATTCTCAAAGTGAGGAATGAGTTAATTACAGGGTGGATTTACTTTTAACTTGGGTAATGGTAGTACTGTAGTACCTCAGTTTGGTTTGAGGACTGGAGTAGATATGGTATGTTGGGAAAGCACCTCCCTTTTGTGCACATCTCAGACTCCTCTCTCACGCTCAAGGATTTGATCAAGGAGGGCCAATGGAATATTGCAGGTTTATCTACTCCCTTGTCTGAACTTGTGAAGCATCGCCTTTTAGAAATTGCTCCTATCACTAAAGCTAACTTGCAGGATCATTGGATTTGGAGACCTAGTAGTACTGGAGTTTACTCTGCTTCTGATGCGTATGCGTGGCTTTGTGGGTCATAGACGCTTCTTCCCTCAGATAGGTTGACTTGGATCTGGAAACTGGAGGCCCCTGAGTAAGTGCGTGTTTTTATTTGGTTGTTGTGCCACAATGTGATACAAGTTAACGACCACCGTTACCGCTGCCATTTGGCGACTTCTCCTGCTTGTCAACAATGTGATCATCCCCTGGAGGACAACCTACATTGTTTGCGTGATTGCATGTAGTCTAGACATGTTTAGTCTCGTTTGAATGCTCTTGCTTGGCCCAGTTTTGCTGCTTCCACCGTGAAGGATTGGGTTCGTATTCAGGTTCAAGGCCAGCACTCCCTTTAGTTTGTCGCTGCCATTTGGGGTCTGTGGCGCTGGAGGAACGTAATGGTTATTGGAGACAAGGATTGGTCTGTTGGCTATGCTATGCATTGGATACTCCGGAGTttaaggatgatgatgatgatgactctCGGGTTCGTTGGATGCTCCCTCCCCCTGATTTGGTGAAATTAAATACAGATGGAGCTTTTAGTGACATTCATGGATGCATGGGCATGGGTGGGCTGGTGAGGGATGCTAGTGGGAATTGGGTGGCTGGTTTCATCGCTGGTTCGAGAGGTGGCAACGCACTCATGGCTGAGATAATGGCGGTTAAGCTCggacttcatcttctttaggAGTTGAATGTTCAAAGTGCTATCTGTGATGTTGATTGTAAGGAGTTGGTGGATGCACTTCAGTAGGgctgtgtaacgccccgaatttcgggtgtcactttagtaacctattaaagtaaatatgcaatattttcctaaagaatgtataaacacgagtatatttttttcttttaaatgtatttccaaaacatgtcatgcatactcccaactacaaaacctaaccaatagaaacaactcaacaaaaaaacctattatgcaatgacaccatgaatccgacatactccctacgatctccacatcggggaaccgcaggaaagcaatgcatcagaacctacccgaaacctcaaatataaattcctaaaaaaaacattatgcaagcttaaaccaataacggtaagctctctaacccaaggctctagccctacacccgactctattcttcgagtcatccacagttcttcaagttctttTCTCCGACTTGTACGAAGatcaagctccatcgaagattctccatcgcctaatagcgttaagcgcccaaacaacaagtaacaaatagaaagggttaactccatacaactaccacatataaaagagaaaagcatgttattcaaatctAATACATGCCATGGTAAGAAAGCTACCAATTTAATTCAGGATAGGTGACACCGTATATCTATCAACATGaaatcatatcatatatcagcatatcaacaaaatcaacgatatggttttaactcagatatcaacaacttaacaacatatatttaCTCAGGTATCCACAACTTAACACTCTAGGTTTAAATCAGATAACCATAAAATTAACAATAtaatatcaaatcaaatatcaataacctcaacaatacaacatcaaatcagatatcgacaacctcagcaatataacatcaaatcagatatcaataacctcaacaatataacatcaaatcagatatcaataaaaccaacaatatgAGTCAATGAATAgcgtctcgaaagacgggacaatgataggacacaccttcTCATCgtcacttataacgtcatacatgacgggacagacgtggaacgacaaccactgaatgccacttaataatgcctcgaaagacgggacagacatgtggaacgacaaccactgaatgccacttaataacgcctcgaaaggcgggacagacatgtggaacgacaaccactgaagaccacttaataacgcctcgaaagacgggacagacacgtggaacgacaaccactgaatgatttagctcacaaagttaagagaaaaatataaggatgatatattactatatcaaaaattatgaggaactctatgaaatgataaaacataaatttgaatcactttgagcaaaataaaatgattcatAAACCAAGAAAAGAGTAGAAattgagctaaagaataattgtgagacaattagaacaaatattaCGTCGTCATATTATGCGTTTAAGCTAATAATAAATTATAGGAAAATGACAATAGTAATTATTATCATTTGAGGAGAAAATATTTTGGAATCGACCTGCTCCAAAATCTGACACATAACTGATTAGGAAAATATTctccggatgagaaaacttccttcacggAAAAGATTTATAGAGACGAAAGGATTGAAACTACGCGGACGGAAACTCCGAACACAAAATTCTTTGGTTCAGGGTCTCACTTAAGTCCCTGCGAAGATAAAGTCTAACTTTGTCGGATATTCGGAAAGCGAaacctcagaaacagtcaacataagcagaGATACAGCATAGCAAAACATGccaacatttcaatcaattgtcaatcaagttaaacaccttcatctcaaacgcatgcagggCGATTtaaacatgcaagactcaatgacgctctaaaactgagttacccttaccttagccaatttcctgCCTAAACTGCAACTACCATCCAATCACATCCTTGCTTTCCCGTGTCGGCTCGCttctttttgtcctttggcttCGTCGCCAAGCGCTTCCGTTATTCGTACCCTCAATTTCCTAAGGCTGTGGATTGTGCTTATGAGACCCAAGTTTTGAAGCtcagaataaattaattaaattcatattcacgattaggtttcgatgtaacgtgaaagaagaaaaaaactgaACAAGTGTTCATTGGATGGAATAAATTATGAAGGAGAtaattcaggaaaagactaaggaTAATATTTGAATCGACGAAACTTATgacgcaagtattattcgtttacgcctaggacaagaaccttaggaaacgattaatttaacccttggaacactataggaataaattccaaaaatcttcaagaggaatataagaatttctcttaatcctttccatgacaagcgtttcgatacgaaaccctgggatatacgaacgtccgattccaattctcggaagtttgctgaAACGGAATctctgatagttcaagaaccctaaaaccaaccgacgatgaagactttttctattcagagcttcaaacgaagattccataCGCATGCACCCATTTCTTTTTatgtttctaatcttttttCAGAAAGAAGTTTCCTCATCCGatatcaactgcaaaaagtaacttttcgggttaaatcgattcacaccgactttggatcgtttactttaattccaagaaacctgtttcgagttctgaaattctgtcgccagaacctatcttagaattaacAGAGGAacgtgcaggaaaaatcggaatcgcgaaattttaatttttccgcattttccataaactataaatagcttgaaaagaaaaaaaaatggaaaaattcCCCACCACCATTGTTGgaaacccgcgagcttgaggaaggaagaggaggaaaagattttcgccgtttcttgcctgatcgttgcaacgttcgttgctacgcgtagacctcgaggtatagatgctattccatacttctgatcgtcaattctgtcgtttttctctatgtttttatgtgctcaaagtttcgagctttttgtaaaactgtccaaataacttgatttcagtgtctaaacttattgcctacatgcccaagagcatgaatatccggttgttttctgctgaatctcgccgaattgccgccgagtttcaattatgAGTAAAATACCAatttttggccaaagcttcgtcctttatgcttaaaactctcgactgagcttagcgttagtaggattagttgtcataaacgtcgttggtgacgtccccatctaatttgtttttcgaaatttcaatttcgaaattccgagctaaaaatattgaccaaaatacccctgcgacagttttagacccgataatttttctgagagtttccctgacctagatatcgcctaagaatacctaggaattaaattagatcgaagaaaaagttcgggaagccctattttgatagtggccgaaacttatatgccatggtaccgtgtccaaaaataattttttggtctgtatgacctgagttatagcgtagctctctccgttgtcgaaattttggcttgggtttcgtgtcattccgagttctgtagctcgagttatgcacgttttagcgaataaagtgtttttgtacaaaacttgaatcgagtcaaaactcattcattcggggaaagccctttcattCTGTCCTAAATgtcgtactctgaagcttcttgagctttgtctaactttagttagtattgtttcgattatatcgacttaatttgattgatttttgcttcgtttgctctaaggttcgtttgtggaaaccttgggcttgactgagcaagcttgtgagcgagacctgcaccgcgagactagaacaactcgaggttagggcaacttacttacaaGTTGTtgatttataggcgtcgataaattcgacttgattattgcttgatattgaatattgcttggatattgtttaacgctttatggaaaaaatattttctggaggcttcggccgagtgaacttatatgagatgtgtgtctccgttttctgagaggcttcggctgtttactggtttctggcttatgatttccgcacagAATTATTGTCTTATTGCTTCTTATAGCTtgagatattgatattgttgtCGAATCGTGCACTTGACGCGATTGCGAAGTGTAGGACATTTGAATTGATTCTTTTGATCATTCGGGTTGAAAGaataaccctaggcaggtcctgacctgaggtctgagatctagccctctttgaaatacttggacttttcccggggattatatttgggggatttgggaaactttgaatagtaagaatttggaacttgggaacttatggaacttggatttcgataatacacctcataacttgattgagtcaacttgaaatgctttgattaattaacgagacctttaggaaaatttaagacttggaaatgattgtgaaaaacgggaaatagttgaaaaaccttgaacttgagatgatttgatggtcgtcacggggatgaaccatagtgaccatggaaatgtcactgagtgcaatatgtacttcggcttttcacagcctagtcgcaacgacgactttgaccttcgagtacttttaaattgagatttgtagttaaacacgtacgtgtgaggacgattcgatgtttggttaaccgtattgcattatgcatacgtttggggtttgggacggtCAAAAGACCGGCCTTTATCGAAGAACACCTAGAGTGTATCTtagactttgcggcgcgaatccgtatgtccaaacccgacgggatGGACCGATTGGGCAATAATTGTTTgacacgcgtgagtccgtatattcaatccgatggattggatcgattcggcggtagtcactcaggcatgCGTGAGTTCGtacattcaatccgatggattggatcgattcagcgatcgcCATTTTAattcgcgtgaatccgtatgttcaatccgatggattggatcgattcagcgacaacctttcgacacgcgcggatccgtatgttcaatccgatggattggatcgattcggcgttAGTCATTGGACGCGCgtaatgtccgtatgttcgactctattgagtgaaccgacttggcgttgtcatttgttgcgtgtgcgaatctgtatgttcaacccgatgggttggatcgacttgacatgcctatttatTGGGACCATcttttgaattgacattgcataCATAAATGCACCATAACTTGGATTGTCGAGATATTGCTTATTGAGTTGTTGAgccattgtttattgaactgttgaggtAGCAGATATtgaattgtttattagagccttgataacattctaagtatataccttaggataggcaactgagaacctatataagtatataccccctttatcgcatgctgtttgtatatctattgtatttcgtaagttgacccttgcgccttggctttgtttgtatgtttgtgtttgggcggtcggcttGCTGCCAGCCGTCCGTTAgtcggttcgtgatgattcgtccctcgaggaggaccaggagcgtaatgaccattactgaagctttcgacgaggacccgaaCTTCATGCATGAACGGATGAGGGTCGTTGACTGTAGTGCAGGATAGGGTTGGTTAGAGCATACTGGTAATGGGAGTTTCTGttatagctctgattcgtcatttgtatTTTTGGGATAGGGTAGGTTCCGACAGATTgcttttcggtgtggttctctgtagatgggaatcgcatggagtagtcggacgtaggaagtcttttggaggccgtttgggCCTGACTTACTTACTTGGAgaactgtatttataaaacttatgactctatctatgagtcgcacttgtttgccgttgggcaatacttttagtcacttgatgttactttccgtcacctgaggacactcgtgacgatgtttttagttgcagcgagggctgtgcttataTCGTATATTAATcgttgttaatcgcgattgggttgagtctttatttcgacaagtcttttatttaaacaaaacgaaaaaaaaaaatacctgcttttccgctttattttatttttgagttactaaagtgacacccggaaatcggggtgttacagtgctcctcttcttcctctcttctggACGTGATTATCCTCCTCCCTAGTGACCAACAGAGCATGAATTTATCATAAAATCGAACAGAGGAGAGAAAGAGCTTCCTTGTTCTGAGTTCAATGACTTCTCCGGCGAAGGTTGGCTGGAGAAAACGGTGGTTCGCGGTGGTCGGCGGCGGTTCCCGGCGGAGGTCGTCGGAATCAGAAATTGATTTAGGGGTTTTGCAGCGGATGATGAGGGGAGTCTAGCCGTGGTGTTGGTTTCTCCAAAAGGTGAGCGGTTTACCGGAGATCAGAGGTTGAAGGTGGCGGTGCTAGGGTTTCTTTTTTCCTGTCTTGCATTGATTTTCTTCGACCCTAGAGGAGGTGGTGAAGCGGCAACGCTCACCGGAACAAGGGGAAGAGAGGACGAAGAAAGTGGCAGCCTCTGAAGTGAGGAGGAGGCACGGTGGTGGCGGTTTGGCACGCGGTAGTGGCTGCGGGCTCGCGTGAGAAGGGAGCGGTGATGGTGGCTGGCCTAAGGTGGCGGCTGccatgagaggaagaagaagatgatgttgagGTGCTTAGGTTTTCTGAAGAagtaaaatgaagaagaagataagagaagaagaagaaagaaaacgagaatgagagaaagagagagttaCTCGTGagggagaaagaaaagagagtgagagaaaaGTTAATTCTGATTGGGTGGGGTGGGACCCAcgcaagagagagaaagtgatagAAAATTTGAATGTGTGGTGAGGATGAGAGGAAGTGATgtgaaatttgaattttgaatgagTGGTTGTGGGGAAAAAGGAATAAAAGATATTATTTTGCCA
This is a stretch of genomic DNA from Lotus japonicus ecotype B-129 chromosome 1, LjGifu_v1.2. It encodes these proteins:
- the LOC130736860 gene encoding NAC domain-containing protein 83-like, which translates into the protein MTSFEMQEELITHDKDGSVKLLLGYMFDPTDEVLVNFYLKRRVFSQSLPVQIIPDSNVFQIEPWRLPGGDGKIFNERKCFFYKTMGSNFESLGTRVAGNGQWKIVEKGIDVPIPRNNEVIGKRNTLIFWEVQETCVRRTKWVMHEFLLVLIANPSKMANWAVYRIFKKKDEEKMNNIRETNEESPNDGINARSVEVIDFNEEKGSF